A genomic segment from Bradyrhizobium sp. CB1015 encodes:
- a CDS encoding MaoC family dehydratase yields the protein MDTSAPINLRYEDIALGAEFETAVHTVTEADIASFADVTRDHHPLHVDGAYARSRGFPAVIGHGLYGLSLMEGLKSELKLYEETSVASLGWDEVKFKGPIVAGDSLRVRFRFVEKRPTKNPARGIVVETLDLLNQRDEVVTAARHISLILTRQAGAAAAT from the coding sequence ATGGACACGAGCGCCCCGATCAATCTCCGCTACGAAGATATTGCGCTCGGCGCGGAGTTCGAGACCGCCGTGCATACCGTGACCGAAGCCGATATCGCGTCCTTCGCCGACGTCACGCGCGATCATCATCCGCTCCATGTCGACGGCGCCTATGCGCGCTCCCGCGGCTTTCCCGCGGTGATCGGCCATGGCCTGTACGGCCTGTCCCTGATGGAAGGGCTGAAGTCGGAGCTGAAGCTCTATGAGGAGACCTCGGTCGCCTCGCTCGGCTGGGACGAGGTCAAATTCAAGGGCCCCATCGTCGCCGGCGATAGCTTGCGGGTGCGCTTCCGCTTCGTCGAGAAGCGGCCGACCAAAAACCCCGCGCGCGGCATCGTCGTCGAGACGCTCGACCTCCTCAACCAGCGCGACGAGGTGGTGACCGCGGCGCGCCACATCTCGCTGATCCTGACCCGGCAAGCCGGTGCTGCGGCGGCCACATGA
- a CDS encoding acyl CoA:acetate/3-ketoacid CoA transferase — MLSIITAAEAAGLIRDSDTLIVGGNGGTGAAEAILDALERRFLGGQGPHDLTLINITGVGAVTEKGLCHLAHEGLIARVIGGNFGLQVPFMRLVRDELIDAYNFPQGVMSQLCRAMAAKHPGVLTHVGLNTYMDPRQDGGRMNKRTTAPLVDLLELHGQPWLLYRVPAPPDVAIIRGTSADEDGYISMEHEGTTREDLSIAQAVHNAGGTVICQVKRIVKRGSIHPQMVKIPGFLIDHVVIEPDQMQTYGTVHDPARCGETRVPEAMITPDPLTERRVIARRAAFELRPRDVVNLGVGISAMIPNVAAEEGISDLITLTVESGVVGGVPGHAREFGTAINPRVILDQAYQFDFYDGGGLSCAFLSFAEVDVTGNVNVTRFGERRDGSGGFIDITQNAKRLIFSGTMTGGKFDIGVENGRLAIRRDGAFRKFVPEVGQISFSATLAAQRGQHVSYVTERAVFELENGHVTLTEIAPGVRLEEDILAHMGFRPRISPQLKDMDPRIFRSGPMGIAQSFKALPARPRKVA; from the coding sequence ATGCTGAGCATCATCACAGCGGCAGAAGCCGCCGGCCTCATTCGCGACTCTGACACGCTGATCGTCGGCGGCAATGGCGGCACCGGCGCTGCCGAAGCCATCCTCGACGCGCTGGAAAGGCGTTTCCTCGGTGGACAAGGCCCGCATGATCTGACGCTGATCAACATCACCGGCGTCGGCGCCGTGACCGAGAAGGGCCTCTGCCATCTCGCCCATGAGGGCCTGATCGCGCGCGTCATCGGCGGCAATTTCGGGCTGCAGGTGCCATTCATGCGCCTCGTCCGCGACGAGCTGATCGACGCCTACAATTTTCCGCAAGGCGTCATGAGCCAGCTCTGCCGCGCCATGGCCGCGAAGCATCCGGGCGTGCTCACCCATGTCGGCCTCAACACCTACATGGACCCGCGCCAGGACGGCGGGCGCATGAACAAGCGCACCACCGCGCCGCTGGTCGACCTGCTCGAGCTGCACGGCCAGCCCTGGCTGCTCTACCGCGTCCCCGCTCCCCCCGACGTCGCCATCATCCGCGGCACCTCGGCCGATGAGGACGGCTATATCAGCATGGAGCACGAGGGCACGACGCGCGAGGATCTGTCGATCGCGCAGGCCGTGCACAATGCCGGCGGCACCGTGATCTGCCAGGTCAAGCGCATCGTGAAGCGCGGCTCGATCCATCCGCAGATGGTGAAGATCCCGGGCTTCCTGATCGACCATGTCGTCATCGAGCCCGACCAGATGCAGACCTACGGCACCGTCCATGACCCCGCGCGCTGCGGCGAGACGCGAGTTCCAGAGGCGATGATCACGCCCGATCCGCTCACCGAGCGCCGGGTGATCGCCCGCCGCGCCGCCTTCGAACTGCGCCCGCGCGACGTCGTCAACCTTGGCGTCGGCATCTCCGCGATGATCCCCAATGTCGCGGCCGAGGAAGGCATCTCCGACCTGATCACGCTGACGGTAGAATCCGGTGTGGTCGGCGGCGTGCCGGGTCATGCCCGCGAATTCGGCACGGCCATCAATCCGCGCGTCATTCTCGACCAGGCCTACCAATTCGACTTCTACGACGGCGGCGGCCTCTCCTGCGCCTTCCTCTCCTTCGCCGAGGTCGACGTAACAGGCAACGTCAACGTCACCCGCTTCGGCGAGCGCCGCGACGGCTCCGGCGGTTTCATCGACATCACCCAGAACGCCAAGCGGCTGATCTTCAGCGGCACCATGACGGGCGGCAAGTTCGACATCGGCGTCGAGAACGGCCGCCTCGCGATCCGGCGGGACGGCGCCTTCCGCAAGTTCGTGCCTGAGGTCGGCCAGATCAGCTTCAGCGCCACGCTTGCGGCTCAGCGCGGCCAGCACGTCAGCTACGTCACCGAGCGCGCCGTGTTCGAGCTGGAGAACGGACACGTGACCCTCACCGAGATCGCGCCTGGCGTGCGGCTGGAGGAGGACATCCTGGCCCATATGGGCTTTCGCCCACGCATCAGCCCGCAACTGAAAGACATGGACCCGCGCATCTTCCGCTCCGGGCCAATGGGCATCGCGCAGAGTTTCAAGGCGCTGCCGGCACGACCACGGAAGGTTGCCTGA
- a CDS encoding DUF4286 family protein codes for MPDEAFIHIVRVDIDPEHEAAFNAWYEQKHFPDLLACPGWLSAKRFVSVGDGPKYAAMYEVAGRWAFETPEFLKVKGFGPFEALVKNFMRIQLRPMSGPA; via the coding sequence ATGCCGGACGAAGCCTTCATCCATATCGTGCGGGTCGACATCGATCCCGAGCACGAGGCCGCGTTCAACGCCTGGTACGAGCAGAAGCATTTTCCTGATCTGCTCGCTTGTCCCGGCTGGCTCTCGGCCAAGCGCTTCGTCTCGGTGGGCGACGGGCCGAAATATGCCGCCATGTACGAGGTCGCGGGCAGGTGGGCGTTCGAGACGCCGGAATTCCTGAAGGTAAAGGGCTTTGGTCCGTTCGAAGCCCTGGTGAAGAATTTCATGCGCATTCAGCTCAGGCCGATGTCGGGACCGGCTTGA
- a CDS encoding MaoC/PaaZ C-terminal domain-containing protein produces MYEPKSFDDLKVNDRVSLSKTITEADGALYIAATGDFGPVHVDEVYAGATRFGRRLAPGIMVAGLCTSILTSELVGTIGVSVEDRFWFTGPVFYGDTLTFDVWIAEQHDETRTIIWEASARNEGGLEVLKARASLKFPRRKPS; encoded by the coding sequence ATGTACGAGCCAAAATCCTTCGACGATCTCAAGGTGAATGACAGGGTCAGCCTGAGCAAGACCATCACCGAAGCCGATGGCGCGCTCTACATCGCCGCGACCGGCGATTTCGGCCCCGTCCATGTCGACGAGGTCTATGCCGGTGCGACGCGCTTCGGCCGCAGGTTGGCGCCTGGGATCATGGTTGCGGGCCTCTGCACCAGCATTCTCACCTCCGAGCTGGTCGGCACCATCGGCGTGTCGGTGGAAGACCGGTTCTGGTTTACCGGTCCCGTGTTCTACGGCGACACGCTCACCTTCGACGTTTGGATCGCCGAGCAGCATGACGAGACCCGCACGATCATCTGGGAGGCGAGCGCACGCAATGAGGGCGGCCTCGAAGTGCTGAAGGCGCGCGCGAGCCTGAAATTTCCGCGGCGGAAACCGTCATGA
- a CDS encoding dihydrodipicolinate synthase family protein yields MSNAGKKPDLRGVTVATVLPFRDDSSIDWDGYSRVLDYCACPDGVAAVFVNGHAGEGGSLSDDERQAVIERTRRQIGAKPLLSGIIAHSTAEAIHQAQLAEAAGADCAVLFPPAPLGGGASATSRAPLAFVQAVSSAIGIPVSIFQYPLASGFGYSPETLAKIAALESVIAVKEGSDTMLAYDENRRAVKQADPSVAMLPSNFNWFLPQLAVGGDGILSGLVSLAPHLFAALWQASLADDLKAMRAVNERLYPIVRAIYGPAPIMDMHTRMKVGLKALGLIRNADPRPPLLPVLPALCDAIATTVGAARAAGDIRT; encoded by the coding sequence ATGAGCAACGCGGGGAAGAAACCGGATCTGCGCGGCGTCACGGTCGCGACCGTGCTGCCCTTCAGGGACGACAGCTCGATCGATTGGGACGGCTATTCCCGCGTGCTGGACTATTGCGCCTGCCCGGACGGAGTCGCGGCGGTGTTCGTCAACGGCCATGCCGGCGAGGGCGGATCGCTCTCGGATGACGAGCGTCAGGCCGTGATCGAGCGGACGCGCCGGCAGATCGGCGCCAAGCCGCTGCTTTCAGGCATCATCGCGCATTCGACGGCGGAAGCGATCCACCAGGCCCAACTCGCGGAAGCGGCCGGCGCCGATTGCGCCGTGCTGTTCCCGCCCGCGCCGCTCGGCGGCGGCGCATCGGCGACCTCCCGCGCGCCGCTGGCCTTCGTGCAGGCGGTCAGCTCCGCGATCGGAATTCCGGTGTCGATCTTCCAGTACCCGCTGGCGTCCGGCTTCGGCTATTCGCCGGAGACGTTGGCGAAGATCGCCGCGCTCGAGAGCGTCATCGCCGTCAAGGAAGGCAGCGATACCATGCTGGCTTATGACGAGAACCGGCGGGCGGTGAAGCAGGCCGATCCCTCGGTCGCGATGCTGCCATCGAACTTCAACTGGTTCCTGCCGCAGCTCGCCGTCGGCGGCGACGGCATTCTCTCCGGCCTCGTCAGCCTCGCGCCGCATCTGTTCGCAGCACTCTGGCAGGCCTCGCTCGCCGACGACCTCAAGGCGATGCGCGCCGTCAACGAGCGGCTCTATCCGATCGTCCGCGCCATCTACGGACCCGCGCCGATCATGGACATGCACACCCGCATGAAGGTCGGGCTGAAGGCGCTCGGCCTGATCCGCAACGCCGATCCACGGCCGCCGCTGCTGCCGGTTCTGCCCGCGCTCTGCGATGCCATTGCAACGACGGTCGGCGCGGCGCGCGCGGCCGGCGACATCCGCACTTAG
- a CDS encoding acyl-CoA dehydrogenase family protein has translation MDRFYSQDQKALRETARRFAEAEILPRAAAIDREDRFDRALYKGMADLGLFGICLREGAGGAGLDAVAACIAMEELARCSGAVANAFAIPVEAVLFFDHHGTEAHKALIPRILSGDIIPATAVSEPDHGSDVAGIRTNAVREGNGWRLNGTKAWVTLGGVADRIMVFARTGADAGHRAISCLLVDGALPGIARGKNEELLGMHGLDDCQITFSDVRLPSDSVMGPENQAFKMAMSNFNFSRLMMASMALGMAQAALEDATAYAKDRKQFGQAIIGYQAVQFMLADMSTDIAAARLLIHHAARLHDAGQPIAKEAAQAKLFTTDMAMKHVSNALQIHGGNGYSRAYRIERIFRDVRLAQIYEGTNQIQRLIIARQVEKEAA, from the coding sequence ATGGACCGCTTCTACAGCCAAGACCAGAAAGCCCTGCGCGAGACCGCCCGCCGCTTCGCAGAGGCAGAAATCCTGCCGCGCGCCGCGGCGATCGATCGCGAGGACCGCTTCGACCGCGCGCTCTACAAGGGCATGGCCGACCTCGGCCTGTTCGGCATCTGCCTGCGCGAAGGCGCCGGCGGCGCCGGTCTCGATGCGGTGGCGGCCTGCATCGCAATGGAGGAGCTGGCGCGCTGCTCCGGCGCGGTCGCCAACGCCTTCGCGATCCCGGTCGAGGCCGTGCTGTTCTTCGATCATCACGGCACCGAGGCACACAAGGCGCTGATCCCAAGAATTCTGAGCGGCGACATCATTCCCGCGACCGCCGTCTCCGAGCCCGATCACGGCTCCGATGTCGCTGGCATCCGCACCAATGCGGTGCGCGAAGGCAATGGCTGGCGGCTCAACGGCACCAAGGCCTGGGTGACGCTAGGCGGCGTCGCCGACCGCATCATGGTGTTCGCGCGCACCGGCGCAGATGCGGGCCATCGCGCCATCTCCTGTCTTCTCGTCGACGGCGCCCTGCCCGGCATCGCGCGCGGCAAGAACGAGGAGCTGCTCGGCATGCACGGCCTCGACGACTGCCAGATCACCTTCTCCGACGTGCGCCTGCCCTCCGACAGCGTGATGGGCCCGGAGAACCAGGCCTTCAAGATGGCCATGAGCAATTTCAACTTCAGCCGGCTGATGATGGCCTCCATGGCGCTCGGCATGGCGCAGGCCGCGCTCGAGGACGCCACCGCCTATGCCAAGGACCGCAAGCAGTTCGGCCAGGCCATCATCGGCTACCAGGCGGTGCAGTTCATGCTCGCGGACATGTCGACCGACATCGCGGCTGCGCGCCTGCTGATCCACCACGCCGCACGCTTGCACGATGCCGGCCAACCGATCGCCAAGGAAGCGGCCCAGGCAAAGCTGTTCACGACCGACATGGCGATGAAGCACGTCTCCAACGCGCTGCAGATCCACGGCGGCAACGGCTATTCGCGCGCGTATCGGATCGAGCGCATCTTCCGCGACGTCCGCCTCGCCCAGATCTACGAGGGCACCAATCAGATCCAGCGGCTGATCATCGCCCGCCAGGTCGAGAAGGAGGCCGCGTGA
- a CDS encoding CaiB/BaiF CoA-transferase family protein — MNLLDGVKILSFNHYLAGPLAAQTLADLGADVIAVEPIEGAFQRNWAVANYFVAGDSVNHLATGRNKRSLAVDLKHPDGIAAVKRLVATSDVVMENFRPGTMAKLGLGYDTLKAINPGLIYAVATGFGSEGPYKDRPGQDLLLQAMSGLAMRTGRADGEPTAVGAVIVDQHAASLYAMSILAALFARTKTGKGQLVEVNLYQAALDLQVEPLTAWLNGAPSPTSRGPAGIAAWFSPGPYGVHATADGHMAISMATPGALAVALESEELKRFGDTDSFSRREEITRIVATRLRQKSTADWLPSLEAARIWHAPVQDYRDLESDPQLNHLGVFKSAESAGGAPIRLVAHPARYDGRTPEVRLVPQRLGAQTREVLGEIGYAATEIDAMIAGKAVGVAR, encoded by the coding sequence ATGAACCTGCTCGACGGCGTCAAGATCCTCAGCTTCAACCACTATCTCGCGGGCCCGCTGGCCGCGCAGACGCTCGCCGATCTCGGCGCCGACGTCATCGCGGTCGAGCCGATCGAGGGTGCGTTTCAGCGCAACTGGGCGGTCGCCAACTACTTCGTCGCAGGCGACAGCGTCAATCATCTGGCGACCGGCCGCAACAAGCGCAGCCTCGCCGTCGATCTCAAGCACCCCGACGGCATCGCCGCGGTGAAGAGGCTGGTCGCGACGTCAGATGTCGTGATGGAGAATTTTCGTCCGGGCACCATGGCCAAGCTCGGCCTCGGCTACGACACGCTGAAGGCGATCAACCCAGGCCTGATCTATGCGGTGGCGACCGGCTTCGGATCGGAGGGGCCGTACAAGGATCGCCCGGGGCAGGACCTGCTGCTTCAGGCGATGTCGGGCCTTGCGATGCGGACGGGGCGCGCGGACGGCGAGCCGACGGCGGTTGGCGCCGTCATCGTCGATCAGCATGCCGCCTCGCTGTACGCCATGAGCATCCTTGCGGCCCTGTTCGCCCGGACGAAGACCGGCAAGGGGCAACTCGTCGAGGTCAACCTCTATCAGGCCGCGCTCGATCTCCAGGTCGAGCCGCTGACGGCGTGGCTGAACGGCGCGCCATCGCCGACGTCACGCGGTCCGGCAGGTATTGCGGCTTGGTTCAGCCCCGGACCTTACGGCGTTCACGCCACGGCGGATGGTCATATGGCGATCTCCATGGCTACGCCCGGCGCGCTTGCGGTCGCGCTGGAAAGCGAAGAGCTGAAGCGGTTCGGGGACACTGACAGTTTCTCGAGGCGCGAGGAGATCACGCGGATCGTTGCTACCAGGCTGAGACAGAAATCGACGGCCGACTGGCTGCCTTCGCTCGAAGCCGCGCGGATCTGGCATGCACCGGTACAAGACTATCGCGACCTCGAATCCGATCCCCAGCTCAACCATCTCGGCGTGTTCAAGAGCGCGGAGAGTGCGGGAGGCGCGCCGATCCGCCTGGTCGCGCATCCCGCACGCTATGATGGCCGGACGCCCGAGGTGCGGTTGGTGCCGCAGCGATTGGGTGCGCAGACGCGCGAGGTGCTCGGCGAGATCGGCTACGCCGCTACGGAGATCGACGCGATGATCGCCGGTAAGGCCGTCGGAGTGGCGCGATGA
- a CDS encoding acyl-CoA dehydrogenase family protein encodes MIDFSIPEETRLLVDTVRRFVETEVQPLEDVVEQTATVPSEALAVTKAKAQKLGLYAMNMPADVGGGGLTCVEHCLVEEEFGKTSDALIRRVFGQVYPMLMACKGNQVERYLLPTVKGDKICAMAITEPGAGSDAASISTTAHLDGDEWVLNGTKHFISDGDIADYIILMALTDKDKRARGGITLFLVDRATAGFKVARTQPMMGHRGYGHAELSFEDCRIPKAAVLGEVGGGFKLIMQSVLQIRLAHIGARAVGMAQRALEMMRRHAGERRQFGQLIGDFQMVQKLIADSATEIFGVKMMVMNAAWDIDQGKDARDKVSMIKVAASEMQGRVVDRAIQVFGGMGFSKDLPLERMYRDARVTRIYDGTSEIHRMLVARSTIKNGLQL; translated from the coding sequence ATGATCGATTTTTCAATCCCCGAGGAGACGCGTCTCCTGGTCGATACCGTCCGCCGCTTCGTCGAGACGGAGGTGCAGCCGCTCGAAGACGTCGTGGAGCAGACGGCCACCGTGCCGTCCGAGGCGCTGGCGGTCACCAAGGCCAAGGCACAAAAGCTCGGCCTCTACGCCATGAACATGCCGGCGGACGTCGGCGGCGGCGGGCTAACTTGCGTGGAGCATTGCCTGGTCGAGGAAGAATTCGGCAAGACCTCAGATGCGCTGATCCGCCGCGTGTTCGGCCAGGTCTATCCGATGCTGATGGCCTGCAAGGGCAATCAGGTCGAGCGCTATCTGCTGCCGACGGTAAAAGGCGACAAGATCTGCGCCATGGCGATCACCGAGCCGGGCGCCGGTTCCGATGCGGCGTCGATCAGCACCACGGCGCATCTCGATGGCGACGAATGGGTGCTCAACGGCACCAAACACTTCATCAGCGACGGCGACATCGCCGACTACATCATCCTGATGGCGCTGACCGACAAGGACAAGCGGGCCCGCGGTGGCATCACGCTGTTCCTGGTCGACCGAGCTACGGCCGGCTTCAAGGTCGCGCGCACCCAGCCGATGATGGGCCATCGCGGCTATGGCCATGCCGAGCTGAGCTTCGAGGATTGCCGCATCCCGAAGGCGGCCGTGCTCGGCGAGGTCGGCGGCGGTTTCAAGCTGATCATGCAGAGCGTGCTCCAGATCCGGCTTGCCCATATCGGCGCGCGCGCCGTCGGGATGGCGCAGCGCGCGCTGGAGATGATGCGCAGGCACGCCGGCGAGCGGCGCCAGTTCGGCCAGCTGATCGGCGATTTCCAGATGGTGCAGAAGCTGATCGCCGATTCCGCCACCGAGATTTTCGGCGTCAAGATGATGGTGATGAACGCCGCCTGGGACATCGATCAGGGCAAGGATGCGCGCGACAAGGTCTCGATGATCAAGGTCGCGGCGTCGGAGATGCAGGGCCGCGTCGTCGACCGCGCCATCCAGGTGTTCGGCGGCATGGGCTTCAGCAAGGACCTGCCGCTGGAGCGGATGTATCGCGACGCCCGCGTCACCCGAATCTATGACGGCACCTCCGAGATCCATCGCATGCTGGTTGCGCGCAGCACCATCAAGAACGGCTTGCAGCTCTAG
- a CDS encoding LacI family DNA-binding transcriptional regulator, whose protein sequence is MSVTLKDVAQAARVSVSTASRALTGTGLTSERTQQRLLRIARELGYRPNPIARGLKTGQSRLVALLVHNLTNASFQVMAEVVQARLKALGYQMLLCIGGDDPQAESDTLTTLVDHRIDGLIVVPTGKNGAQLETLSKDVPIVCLVRRDDATDLETVLADDPQGAYLGTRHLIELGHKRIGLIVGRQDTTSGRERLSGYVRALREAGIARDDTLIHAGHYVPETGATCARKLLDLPRPPSAIFVANHEATLGVLRVTAERNIAIPGDLSLLCYEDMPWFEWHRPAISIVDNGARDLANLAVDRLLHRMDARGNSKGNGSDGVREYRVGARLIQRDSCRQIGTPAPAKSGRSQPSSSKSSAAKSAKV, encoded by the coding sequence ATGAGCGTCACGCTCAAAGATGTGGCACAAGCGGCCCGCGTTTCAGTCAGCACTGCTTCCCGGGCGCTGACGGGAACCGGCCTGACCAGCGAACGTACGCAGCAGCGCCTGTTGCGCATCGCGCGCGAGCTCGGCTATCGGCCGAACCCGATCGCGCGCGGATTGAAGACCGGCCAGTCGCGGCTCGTGGCTCTTCTCGTCCACAATCTCACCAACGCCTCGTTCCAGGTGATGGCCGAAGTGGTGCAGGCGCGCCTGAAGGCGCTGGGTTACCAGATGCTTCTGTGCATCGGCGGCGACGATCCGCAAGCCGAGAGCGACACCCTCACCACGCTGGTCGATCATCGCATCGACGGCTTGATCGTGGTGCCCACAGGCAAGAACGGTGCGCAGCTCGAGACGCTCTCGAAGGACGTGCCCATCGTCTGCCTGGTGCGGCGCGACGACGCGACCGATCTCGAGACCGTGCTCGCAGACGATCCGCAAGGCGCTTATCTGGGCACGCGTCATTTGATCGAGCTCGGGCACAAGCGCATCGGGCTGATCGTCGGCCGTCAGGACACCACGTCCGGCCGCGAACGCTTGTCCGGCTATGTCCGCGCCCTGCGCGAGGCCGGCATCGCCAGGGACGACACACTGATCCATGCCGGCCACTACGTGCCGGAGACCGGCGCGACCTGCGCGCGCAAGCTGCTCGACCTCCCCCGCCCGCCGAGCGCGATCTTCGTCGCCAATCACGAGGCGACGCTCGGCGTGTTGCGCGTCACCGCGGAACGGAACATCGCCATTCCCGGTGATCTGTCGTTGCTCTGCTACGAGGACATGCCGTGGTTCGAATGGCATCGCCCGGCGATCAGCATCGTCGACAACGGCGCGCGCGATCTTGCCAATCTCGCCGTCGACCGGCTGCTGCATCGCATGGACGCCAGGGGAAATAGCAAGGGCAATGGCAGTGATGGCGTCCGCGAATATCGCGTCGGCGCGCGGCTGATCCAGCGCGACTCCTGCCGCCAGATCGGCACTCCGGCCCCAGCGAAATCCGGCAGGTCCCAACCGTCTTCATCCAAATCGTCTGCGGCCAAGTCCGCGAAGGTCTGA
- a CDS encoding MaoC/PaaZ C-terminal domain-containing protein: MSHAPLKPGAAFAFRKTMTVAEQAMFTGISGNLGGLYVDAVRARKAGASNMVAFELAVGGLATTCLSQLGGPTRRIGSIALNFAAPVIVGDSVEARAEIVSVAGDDAVCRVTCTLSPSGATVVDGTATLVPFAKG, from the coding sequence ATGTCTCACGCACCTCTCAAGCCCGGCGCCGCCTTCGCCTTCCGCAAAACCATGACGGTGGCCGAGCAGGCGATGTTCACCGGCATCAGCGGTAATCTCGGCGGTCTCTATGTTGATGCCGTCCGCGCCAGGAAAGCCGGGGCGTCGAACATGGTCGCCTTCGAGCTCGCCGTCGGCGGTCTCGCCACGACGTGCCTCAGCCAGCTCGGCGGGCCGACGCGGCGGATCGGCAGCATCGCGCTGAATTTCGCTGCGCCCGTGATCGTCGGCGATTCCGTCGAGGCCAGGGCCGAGATCGTTTCGGTCGCTGGCGATGATGCGGTCTGCCGCGTCACCTGCACGCTGTCGCCCTCCGGCGCGACCGTGGTGGACGGCACTGCAACGCTGGTTCCCTTCGCGAAGGGCTGA
- the dapA gene encoding 4-hydroxy-tetrahydrodipicolinate synthase, with the protein MMKTFRGTYTVMITPFTAAGEVDVAALRAFVDWQIAQGVHGLIPLGSTGEFLSMDDDEKALVAEVVIRQAAGRVPVLIGTGAEDTREVVRLSRRAEKLGADGVMIIPPFYSTPTDDELVHHYKTVADAIALPIMVYNNPATANVDLKPPLVARIAEIDNCLYIKESTLEVTRVRDIIRLCGDRMTVFGGILGFESFVEGAQGWVAVASNVVPAEMARIFSLVADHGAIKEARELYLKYLPVIEFVGGQAYVAGTKALLGHMGFAAGHPRPPRLPLPAAQDAAARALVKTFDLVWRGAPVAAA; encoded by the coding sequence TTGATGAAGACGTTCCGCGGCACCTACACCGTCATGATCACCCCGTTCACGGCGGCGGGCGAAGTCGATGTCGCGGCGTTGCGCGCCTTCGTCGATTGGCAGATCGCGCAGGGCGTTCACGGGCTGATCCCGCTCGGCTCGACCGGCGAGTTCCTGTCCATGGACGATGACGAGAAGGCGCTCGTTGCGGAAGTCGTCATTCGCCAGGCCGCGGGGCGCGTCCCCGTGCTGATCGGCACCGGTGCAGAGGACACGCGTGAGGTGGTGCGTCTCAGCCGCCGTGCTGAAAAACTGGGCGCCGACGGCGTGATGATCATCCCGCCGTTCTATTCGACGCCGACCGACGACGAGCTCGTCCATCATTACAAGACGGTTGCCGACGCAATCGCGTTGCCGATCATGGTCTACAACAATCCGGCGACGGCCAATGTCGATCTCAAGCCGCCACTCGTGGCGCGGATCGCCGAGATCGACAATTGTCTCTACATCAAGGAGTCCACGCTGGAGGTGACGCGGGTGCGCGACATCATCCGCCTCTGCGGCGACAGGATGACCGTGTTCGGCGGCATCCTCGGCTTCGAGTCCTTTGTCGAGGGCGCGCAGGGCTGGGTGGCCGTAGCCTCCAACGTGGTCCCGGCGGAGATGGCCCGTATCTTCAGTCTCGTCGCCGACCACGGCGCGATCAAGGAAGCGCGCGAGCTTTATCTGAAATACCTGCCGGTGATCGAATTCGTCGGCGGCCAGGCCTATGTCGCCGGTACCAAGGCGCTGCTCGGTCATATGGGCTTTGCAGCCGGTCACCCGCGTCCGCCGCGCCTGCCGCTGCCGGCTGCGCAGGATGCGGCTGCGCGTGCCCTGGTCAAGACGTTCGATCTCGTCTGGCGCGGCGCGCCGGTTGCGGCTGCCTAA
- a CDS encoding tautomerase family protein, with protein sequence MPYVEVLAPQAPAQRKAALARSVTDGLMSAFGVTADTVTLYFLNIAPDDYAHAGRFGAEATGQRILLKVHAFRRSEAERRAAAIALTRAVCSAYGVPGDDVAVYFCDRDRSEVSHDSKLASD encoded by the coding sequence ATGCCCTATGTTGAAGTGCTCGCCCCGCAAGCTCCAGCCCAGCGCAAGGCCGCACTGGCGCGGTCCGTGACAGACGGCCTGATGTCGGCGTTCGGTGTCACGGCTGATACGGTCACGCTCTATTTCCTGAACATTGCGCCGGATGACTACGCCCATGCCGGCAGGTTTGGCGCGGAGGCCACCGGCCAGCGCATCCTGCTCAAGGTCCACGCCTTCCGCCGCAGCGAGGCCGAGCGGCGCGCCGCCGCCATCGCGCTGACCCGCGCCGTATGCAGCGCCTACGGCGTGCCGGGCGACGACGTCGCGGTCTACTTCTGCGACCGCGACCGCAGCGAGGTCTCCCACGATTCCAAGCTGGCCAGCGACTGA